The Punica granatum isolate Tunisia-2019 chromosome 4, ASM765513v2, whole genome shotgun sequence genome has a window encoding:
- the LOC116203239 gene encoding putative F-box protein At3g17480 gives MKTTSEVFTNTSDMEEQQEQCATGVVIDEFGLIEDILRRVPIKSLVRLQFVSKQWRSLISDPAFLRRHASATGISVLWKHARISRSPRQFGHHDNFSLCTIDGNGEHGFLSLDSMNRPDVTFKPAIFGSCNGLLLIRSAESEFALWNPFTKSSRRITGFCPDMLRNAKILSGLAYDRASEDYKAVVVLFPDKGRGGAHPLIFSYRRNSWTNSDTGGFPLPYWPSGAFSSGPTVNGCPHWVVTDSVFDDSKLLVCFDAVKEDLK, from the coding sequence ATGAAGACTACATCAGAAGTCTTCACGAACACATCGGACATGGAAGAACAGCAAGAGCAGTGTGCTACAGGAGTTGTTATTGACGAATTCGGCCTCATCGAAGATATACTTCGGAGAGTTCCCATCAAGTCTCTCGTTCGGCTACAGTTCGTCTCAAAGCAGTGGCGTTCTCTGATCTCCGATCCCGCCTTCCTCCGGAGACACGCTTCGGCTACCGGAATTTCGGTCCTCTGGAAGCACGCAAGGATCAGCAGGTCGCCTCGCCAATTTGGTCACCATGACAATTTCTCCCTCTGCACCATCGACGGTAATGGGGAGCATGGGTTTTTGAGCCTTGATAGCATGAATAGACCGGACGTGACTTTTAAGCCTGCGATATTTGGCTCGTGCAATGGCCTGTTGCTCATTAGGAGTGCCGAGTCGGAATTCGCATTGTGGAACCCATTTACCAAATCATCCAGGAGGATAACAGGATTCTGTCCCGACATGCTCCGCAATGCCAAAATCCTCTCTGGTCTCGCATATGATAGAGCAAGCGAAGATTACAAGGCGGTGGTAGTCCTATTTCCAGACAAGGGCCGTGGGGGTGCCCATCCCCTTATATTCTCCTATAGGAGGAACTCTTGGACAAACAGTGATACGGGTGGCTTCCCATTGCCTTACTGGCCATCAGGCGCTTTCTCTAGCGGACCTACGGTCAATGGGTGCCCTCACTGGGTCGTCACGGATTCTGTTTTTGATGACTCGAAGTTGCTGGTGTGCTTCGATGCTGTGAAGGAGGACTTGAAGTGA
- the LOC116202251 gene encoding sodium channel modifier 1-like, with protein MSVFGGDSWAREQHHRKRRVDDLAIEGLDGSCYRKLSNGKFACLVCPNSPVLDSPLMLAVHRNGSRHRAAESRLKEKELIRRDEINKRIALSGDSSTSSSSRISSKPLIEQTRHIAFEVLSRKPITEDAKGECINARFAVSGPSVVQSNPQESVSLPAKEASAGAVEQQQLVDFRECRERELKFTSAGWKRDGNGRWYKDENVEFDSDEEDPNVCLA; from the exons ATGAGCGTGTTCGGAGGAGATAGCTGGGCGAGGGAGCAGCACCACCGGAAGAGGAGAGTCGACGATCTCGCGATCGAAGGTCTCGACGGATCATGTTACAGGAAGCTCTCCAATGGCAAGTTCGCCTGCCTCGTTTGCCCTAACAGTCCCGTCCTCGATTCGCCTCTCATGCTCGCT GTGCATCGTAATGGATCAAGACACCGAGCTGCAGAGTCCCGTCTGAAGGAAAAAGAGCTGATCAGAAGGGATGAGATCAACAAAAGAATTGCCTTGTCCGGAGATTCTTCCACCTCGAGCAGCAGTAGGATTTCGAGTAAACCGTTGATTGAACAGACTAGGCATATCGCCTTCGAAGTCCTCAGCAGAAAACCTATAACAGAGGATGCTAAGGGCGAGTGCATTAATGCGAGATTCGCTGTCTCGGGCCCTTCTGTTGTGCAATCAAATCCTCAGGAAAGTGTCTCTCTCCCTGCAAAAGAAGCAAGTGCTGGTGCTGTTGAACAGCAGCAACTTGTGGATTTCAGGGAGTGTCGGGAAAGGGAGCTAAAGTTCACATCTGCTGGGTGGAAGCGTGATGGTAATGGCAGATGGTACAAAGACGAAAAT GTCGAGTTTGACTCTGATGAGGAGGATCCAAACGTCTGCCTTGCATAG
- the LOC116204971 gene encoding CDPK-related kinase 5-like produces MGICTSKQPERPNPYAARDENELAHSSQDPAKSAPTPLNLKSQSPFFPFYSPSPSPANPYLIKSPATTASTPRRLFKRPFPPPSPAKHIRAVLARRQGKKKAAAIPEDEEEVAAELDKRFGFSKEFTSRLELGEEVGRGHFGFTCSARFKKGEFKGQQVAVKVIPKSKMTTAIAIEDVRREVKILRALTGHSNLVKFYDAFEDNDNVYIVMELCEGGELLDRILSRGGKYSEDDAKAVMVQILNVVAFCHLQGVVHRDLKPENFLYTSKDENSQLKAIDFGLSDFVRPDEKLNDIVGSAYYVAPEVLHRSYTTEADVWSVGVIAYILLCGSRPFWARTESGIFRAVLKAEPSFDEPPWPSLSLEAKDFVKRLLNKDPRKRMTACQALSHPWLRNYNGIKIPLDILIFKMMKAYMRSSPLRKAALKALAKTLTVDEQFYLREQFALLEPNKSGCITLENIRMALMKNATDAMKESRISDFLASLNALQYRRMDFEEFCAAALSVHQMEALDRWEQHARCAYEMFEKDGNRAIMIDELASELGLGPSVPVHAVLHDWIRHTDGKLSFLGFIKLLRGVSSRTIPKPQ; encoded by the exons ATGGGGATCTGCACTTCGAAGCAGCCGGAGAGGCCCAACCCCTACGCTGCCAGGGACGAGAATGAGCTGGCCCATTCCTCACAGGACCCTGCCAAATCCGCCCCAACTCCCCTCAACCTCAAATCTCAGTCACCATTCTTCCCCTTCTACAGCCCCAGCCCCAGCCCCGCCAACCCCTACCTGATCAAGTCCCCTGCCACCACAGCATCCACCCCGCGCCGCCTCTTCAAGCGGCCCTTCCCCCCGCCGTCCCCCGCGAAGCACATCAGGGCCGTCCTCGCGCGTCGgcaggggaagaagaaggcCGCCGCGATCCCggaggacgaggaggaggTGGCCGCCGAGCTCGACAAGAGGTTCGGGTTCTCCAAGGAGTTCACGAGCAGGCTCGAGCTCGGGGAGGAGGTCGGGAGGGGGCATTTCGGGTTTACTTGCTCGGCCCGGTTCAAGAAGGGGGAGTTCAAGGGCCAGCAGGTGGCTGTTAAGGTCATCCCCAAATCAAAG ATGACTACAGCTATTGCAATTGAGGACGTGAGGAGGGAGGTGAAAATATTGCGAGCCTTGACAGGACATAGTAATTTAGTAAAGTTTTACGATGCATTTGAAGATAATGACAACGTTTATATAGTAATGGA GCTGTGTGAAGGTGGGGAGCTCCTGGACAGAATTCTTTCCAG GGGCGGGAAATACTCCGAGGATGATGCTAAAGCTGTTATGGTGCAAATACTAAATGTAGTCGCATTTTGTCACCTACAGGGTGTTGTTCATAGAGATCTGAAACCAGAG AACTTCCTTTATACTTCTAAAGATGAGAACTCTCAATTAAAGGCGATCGACTTTGGGTTATCTGATTTTGTGAGACCAG ATGAAAAACTTAACGATATTGTCGGAAGTGCATACTACGTGGCTCCAGAAGTCCTACATAGATCCTATACCACAGAAGCTGATGTGTGGAGCGTCGGTGTAATTGCTTATATTCTCCTATGTGGTAGTCGTCCCTTTTGGGCTCGTACAGAATCAGGAATCTTTCGGGCAGTCTTGAAAGCTGAACCGAGTTTTGATGAACCACCATGGCCATCATTATCTTTGGAGGCAAAAGATTTTGTTAAACGTCTGTTAAATAAGGATCCTAGGAAACGGATGACTGCTTGTCAGGCTCTCA GTCATCCTTGGCTTCGGAATTACAATGGCATAAAAATCCCCCTCGATATATTGATCTTTAAAATGATGAAGGCTTATATGAGATCCTCACCTTTGAGGAAAGCTGCTCTGAAG GCATTAGCTAAGACATTGACAGTTGACGAACAATTTTACCTGAGGGAACAGTTTGCTCTGCTGGAGCCGAATAAGAGCGGCTGCATTACTTTGGAGAATATTAGAATG GCCCTGATGAAAAATGCCACTGATGCCATGAAGGAGTCCCGTATATCTGATTTTCTTGCCTCG TTAAATGCGCTTCAGTACAGAAGAATGGATTTTGAAGAATTCTGTGCTGCCGCATTAAGCGTCCATCAGATGGAGGCACTCGATCGCTGGGAACAGCATGCTCGCTGTGCTTATGAGATGTTTGAGAAAGATGGAAATAGAGCTATCATGATTGATGAACTCGCCTCT GAACTTGGCCTTGGCCCTTCTGTTCCAGTTCACGCAGTTCTCCATGACTGGATCAGGCACACGGACGGGAAGCTAAGCTTCCTTGGTTTCATCAAACTGCTGCGTGGGGTATCAAGCAGAACTATTCCGAAGCCACAGTGA
- the LOC116205591 gene encoding uncharacterized protein LOC116205591: MGLKLLAFLVAVAAVAASAAANFGEPNNVNMSNYYYGWGRPRSGSNCSHSSREIIVGGDNRWQFGFDYNSWAFKNNPFYVNDTLVFKYAAPSENNTHPHSVYLFNDFWSFRRCNLKRATMLANTSDGAGDGFKFVLARTWKPYYFACGASNGFHCTNGNMKFFIMPRIRWWNK; encoded by the exons ATGGGCTTGAAACTCCTTGCCTTCCTCGTAGCGGTTGCTGCGGTGGCCGCTTCTGCTGCAGCCAATTTCGGCGAGCCGAACAATGTTAACATGTCGAACTACTACTATGGTTGGGGCCGCCCGAGATCGGGTTCCAACTGCTCTCATAGCTCCAGAGAGATAATCGTGGGAGGAGACAATCGCTGGCAGTTTGGGTTTGATTATAACAGCTGGGCCTTTAAAAATAATCCTTTCTATGTGAATGACACCCTTG TCTTCAAGTATGCTGCACCGAGCGAGAACAACACGCACCCGCACAGCGTGTACTTGTTCAACGATTTCTGGAGCTTCAGAAGGTGCAACCTGAAGAGGGCCACGATGCTCGCGAACACATCAGACGGGGCCGGGGACGGGTTCAAGTTCGTACTCGCCCGGACTTGGAAGCCCTACTACTTTGCGTGTGGCGCGAGCAACGGGTTCCACTGCACCAACGGCAACATGAAATTCTTTATCATGCCGAGGATCCGCTGGTGGAACAAGTGA
- the LOC116203240 gene encoding uncharacterized protein LOC116203240: MELGGFDYIDVLAGRGWSEREVPLLPDMLRREDHFEVGMLDGCLSIVVMSSVRNSREVRVWLMKQYGVAKSWTNVHILKVPCGTNFLRPVGYLTCRGLGGMVMEKDVKQVVEFNVRNNIHTRKTIAHYDDPNERTTVYVESIVSPWGL, encoded by the exons ATGGAGCTTGGGGGATTTGATTATATTGACGTGCTTGCTGGTCGCGGGTGGAGCGAGAG GGAGGTGCCCTTGCTGCCCGACATGCTCAGGAGGGAGGACCACTTTGAGGTCGGGATGCTAGACGGTTGCCTGAGCATCGTGGTGATGAGCTCAGTACGGAACTCCCGAGAGGTCAGGGTCTGGTTGATGAAGCAGTATGGAGTAGCAAAGTCCTGGACTAACGTGCACATATTGAAGGTTCCTTGCGGGACAAACTTCTTGAGACCGGTCGGTTACTTGACATGCCGAGGCCTTGGAGGAATGGTAATGGAGAAGGATGTGAAACAAGTGGTGGAGTTCAATGTTAGGAATAATATCCATACAAGGAAGACCATAGCACATTACGATGATCCAAATGAAAGAACTACTGTGTACGTCGAATCGATTGTATCTCCATGGGGACTGTGA
- the LOC116203238 gene encoding la-related protein 6C, translating to MAQAQPCERDQGISETGSSIKDTSTCAVSFKFNAQAPEFVPRSSQATLPDLSAYYYPCFQFFSSETGGSDWLFVGDTTDSGFLIHGGASAGTAVPANCSRNVLGDHLQQKIVKQVEYLFSDMSLLANDSLSKHISKDPEGYIPISAIATMKKIKSLTTNTHLLAQALRSSSKLVVSSDSKKVRRKHPFTEKEREDLQYRTVLVENLPDDHSHQNLEKIFSVVGSVKNIRICHPQESNSSLSRCDFFISNKLHALVEYGSTETAELAAEKLNDERNWRKGLRVRLLLKRSPKSVLKGRRSEFDCFLDDDDALDSIDDFHPSNPDSALESNAEDNATGLRKGWGARGRGKARGRALSHSGRGLLTPIPQPNSSIQCEPHPKLTVKGPRMPDGTRGFTMGRGKPVSSSSSPASPTE from the exons ATGGCGCAAGCCCAGCCCTGCGAGAGGGACCAAGGGATTTCGGAGACGGGCTCCTCCATCAAGGACACCTCCACCTGCGCCGTCTCCTTCAAGTTCAACGCCCAGGCCCCCGAGTTCGTCCCGAGGTCGTCCCAGGCCACCCTCCCCGATCTCTCAGCTTACTACTACCCCTGCTTCCAGTTCTTCAGCAGTGAGACCGGTGGGTCCGACTGGCTCTTCGTCGGGGACACCACCGACTCTGGCTTCTTGATCCACGGAGGGGCCTCTGCCGGCACAGCGGTGCCGGCCAACTGCTCGAGGAACGTCCTTGGCGACCATCTCCAGCAGAAGATAGTTAAACAG GTGGAGTATTTGTTCAGTGACATGAGCTTGCTCGCGAATGATTCTCTGTCCAAACATATCAGTAAAGATCCCGAAGGATATA TTCCGATATCTGCCATTGCCACCATGAAGAAAATCAAGTCCCTCACCACCAATACCCATTTGCTTGCTCAGGCACTCCGATCCTCTTCAAAGTTG GTTGTTAGCAGTGACAGCAAGAAAGTTAGACGCAAGCACCCCTTCactgagaaagagagagaggatttgCAG TATCGTACTGTTCTCGTGGAGAATTTGCCGGATGATCACTCTCACCAAAACCTGGAGAAGATATTCTCTGTAGTTGGAAg CGTGAAGAACATTCGAATATGCCATCCCCAAGAGTCCAATTCGTCCCTTTCAAGATGCGACTTTTTTATCAGCAATAAG CTTCATGCCCTGGTAGAATACGGGAGCACGGAGACAGCTGAGCTAGCG GCTGAGAAATTAAACGATGAAAGGAACTGGAGAAAAGGGCTCCGAGTGAGGTTACTGCTGAAGCGCTCG CCCAAGTCTGTCCTGAAGGGTAGGAGATCCGAGTTCGATTGCTTTCTCGACGATGATGATGCTCTAGATTCTATCGATGATTTCCATCCAAGCAACCCGGACAGTGCCCTTGAAAGCAAT GCTGAAGACAACGCAACTGGGTTGAGGAAGGGATGGGGTGCTAGAGGTCGGGGCAAGGCACGCGGGCGGGCCCTGAGCCACAGTGGTCGGGGCTTGCTGACTCCTATCCCACAACCAAACAGCAGCATTCAGTGTGAACCTCACCCGAAACTGACCGTTAAGGGCCCGAGAATGCCAGACGGGACCAGGGGCTTCACGATGGGCCGAGGAAAGCCAGTatcttcatcatcttctccAGCTTCACCTACCGAGTGA